The stretch of DNA CTAATTTTCATGTTTATTTTTTAGTTCAAAACCTTTATCTGGTTTGTTGACACAAATTTAGTGCATTTTAAATTACAATACCAAATTTGATGGCTATTTTTTTTCAAATAAAAAAAATACTCAAAAAAAAACGATGCTTTAATGCCCCACAAAAAATGAATAATTTATAGCTAGAGTGGAACTTTATAACAACGATCTAAGTTCATTAGTTGCTATTCCCTAATACAGATTTAATATTAAAAACAAATGAAAACGCTAATCATAAATCGATTAAAAGCATTAGAAAAAACTTATAAAATCACAATACTTTATGCCTGTGAATCGGGTAGCAGAGCTTGGGGTTTTGCCTCTCCTAATAGCGATTGGGATGTGCGGTTTATCTATGTTCATACTCAAGACTGGTACCTGTCTATCAACGAACAAAAAGACAGCATGGATTTTGCCATTGACCAAAATGATTTAGATCTAAGTGGTTGGGAATTGCGCAAAACATTAGGTCTATTAAGCAGTTCTAACGCTAGCCCTTTTGAGTGGTTACAATCTCCTATTGTTTATTTAGATCCCTATCGTTTTAGATCGAGTTTATCCAACTTATTTCCTGTATATTTTAAACCTCGCTCTACAGCTTTTCATTATTTAGGCTTGGCAAAAAGTTCTATGAAAAAAGGCTTGATTAATGGTCAAATGGACATCAAAAAATATTTCTATGTACTGCGTCCTCTTCTTGCTGCGTATTGGATTTGTCACAAAAATAGTATTCCTCCTATGGAGTTTGCTCCTTTGTTAGAACAACTAAAAGACAACCGTCCTTTGTATTCAGCCATTAAGGAATTGGTCATCCAAAAAAAAGCAGCCTTAGAGGGCGATTTTACAAGTCCTATTCCCCTTATTCAAGCGTTTATCGATTATCAATTGAATGCCTGTGGTCTTTTAGCTAAAAACTTAGAGGCAAAACAACAAGATAATGAACCACTAAATCGCTTGTTTAGGGAATTTATCATCTAGGCGATTTACTTCGTTACTTACTTATAAATTCACCATTATTTTATAATTATTTAAGCATGTTGAGCATAAAAGATATAAAAGAAAAAAAACTACTGTTATTTGAATGTATCAGTGGAAGTAAAGCTTATGGCTTAGATTTACCGACTTCAGACACGGACATCAAAGGTGTTTTTGTACTTCCAAAATCGATGTTTTATGGGTTAGAATATATTTCTCAAATTAATGGTGCCAATAATGATGAGGTTTATTACGAGTTGACCCGTTTTATAGAATTGCTTTACAAGAACAATCCCAATATTTTAGAGTTGTTAAATACGCCCAAAGATTGTATTTTATACAAACACCCCCTATTTGACTATTTAAAACCTGACTTATTTCTATCCAAACAATGTCGAGATACTTTTGGGGGCTATGCCATGTCTCAAATAAAAAAAGCCAGAGGGTTAAACAAAAAGATCATGAACCCAATGGAAAAAAAGCGAAAATCGGTATTGGACTTTTGTTATGTACAGTATCAACAAGGAGCACTTAGTCTAGGCGCTTGGCTTGACAAAAAAGGTTTTAAGCAGGAAAATTGTGGCTTAGTTAATATTCCTAATATGCGAGATCTTTATGGCTTGTATTATGACAGCAACAAGGAATACAATTTCCAAGGAATTATCCGCTCTAACACTGTTGACACTGTTGCTTTGAGTAGTGTTCCGCAAGAAGCACAGCAGGTCGCAATCCTTTCTTTTAATAAAGATGGTTATAAAAAGTATTGTAAGGATTATAAACAATATTGGGACTGGGTGAGCAAACGCAACAACAGTCGTTACGAAAATACAATTGCTCATGGAAAAAACTACGATGCAAAAAATAGCATGCATACCTTCAGGTTATTGGATATGGCAGAAGAAATTTTAGCCTTGGGCAAAATTAGAGTAAAACGCCCCAATCGAGAACAGTTGTTAAAAATAAGAAAGGGAGAATTTGAATACCAAGAATTAATAAATCAGGCAAAAGCAAAAATAAGTCGGATTGATGCCTTATTTGATCAATCACCACTTCCTATGGCACCTGATAAGGAAAAAATAGAACAGCTCTTAGTTCAAATTAGAACAGAATTTT from Aureispira anguillae encodes:
- a CDS encoding nucleotidyltransferase domain-containing protein, with amino-acid sequence MKTLIINRLKALEKTYKITILYACESGSRAWGFASPNSDWDVRFIYVHTQDWYLSINEQKDSMDFAIDQNDLDLSGWELRKTLGLLSSSNASPFEWLQSPIVYLDPYRFRSSLSNLFPVYFKPRSTAFHYLGLAKSSMKKGLINGQMDIKKYFYVLRPLLAAYWICHKNSIPPMEFAPLLEQLKDNRPLYSAIKELVIQKKAALEGDFTSPIPLIQAFIDYQLNACGLLAKNLEAKQQDNEPLNRLFREFII
- a CDS encoding nucleotidyltransferase domain-containing protein, with the protein product MLSIKDIKEKKLLLFECISGSKAYGLDLPTSDTDIKGVFVLPKSMFYGLEYISQINGANNDEVYYELTRFIELLYKNNPNILELLNTPKDCILYKHPLFDYLKPDLFLSKQCRDTFGGYAMSQIKKARGLNKKIMNPMEKKRKSVLDFCYVQYQQGALSLGAWLDKKGFKQENCGLVNIPNMRDLYGLYYDSNKEYNFQGIIRSNTVDTVALSSVPQEAQQVAILSFNKDGYKKYCKDYKQYWDWVSKRNNSRYENTIAHGKNYDAKNSMHTFRLLDMAEEILALGKIRVKRPNREQLLKIRKGEFEYQELINQAKAKISRIDALFDQSPLPMAPDKEKIEQLLVQIRTEFYRLHS